Proteins found in one Mangifera indica cultivar Alphonso chromosome 15, CATAS_Mindica_2.1, whole genome shotgun sequence genomic segment:
- the LOC123197409 gene encoding 21 kDa protein-like: MAKSTSLLLLLSLLFFTTTAMAAATTKRSADTTFIKTSCKSTTYPALCVQSLSTYASTIQKSPRQLALTALSVSLTRAQSTKSYVTKLKKFKNLKHREVEAIADCLEEMGDTVDRLSKSVQELKHMGQAKGQDFLWHMSNVETWVSAALTDENTCVDGFAGKALNGKIKDSIKAQVVNVAQVTSNALALINKFAATH, encoded by the coding sequence ATGGCAAAATCTACTTCTCTTTTGTTACTTCTCTCCCTATTATTCTTCACTACCACAGCCATGGCCGCCGCCACCACTAAGCGCTCTGCAGACACAACCTTTATTAAAACCTCATGCAAATCCACCACTTACCCCGCTCTCTGCGTGCAGTCTCTCTCCACCTACGCCTCCACAATCCAAAAAAGCCCACGCCAGCTTGCTCTCACGGCCTTGTCTGTGAGCCTGACGAGGGCACAGTCCACTAAATCATACGTCACAAAGCTGAAGAAGTTCAAGAACCTGAAGCACAGGGAGGTTGAAGCCATTGCAGACTGCCTGGAAGAGATGGGCGACACCGTGGATCGGCTCAGCAAGTCGGTGCAGGAGTTGAAGCACATGGGTCAAGCCAAAGGTCAAGACTTTTTGTGGCACATGAGCAATGTGGAGACCTGGGTCAGTGCGGCTCTCACTGATGAAAACACTTGCGTTGATGGGTTCGCTGGCAAGGCCTTGAATGGGAAGATTAAGGATTCTATTAAAGCTCAAGTTGTTAATGTTGCTCAAGTTACTAGCAACGCTCTGGCCTTGATTAACAAGTTTGCTGCAACACATTGA
- the LOC123198237 gene encoding GDSL esterase/lipase 1-like, translating to MAIPSNINLLCVISLYVSVIFLFSLNCINSGDYYFFIFGDSIFDAGNNQYVSPDSYIPAYHLPYGRTYFALHPTGRYSDGRLAHDFIASKLNLPFMPPILEPGANFTHGANFASAGAGATIATVSNAIIFGKQVQLFKELAANWTKELGAEEAKRRLGRAVYLISIGGVDCLARSISNSNDTIPEQQEYVDKVIETIFKDVKEIYNQGGRKFAFQNVGPLGCVPEAKWLFEVSSEACAGLLLTMTILHNNALVKKLRELTSENSWPGFFFSLFDYFTAVGNRIKDPTTYGFKYGDVACCGAESHRGSGCGSLNQTYELCFNPSEYVHFDGGHNTEAVYSQLAEIMWSGGAEVLRLPLSDLFDYKVEIQAQTVRTSL from the exons ATGGCAATTCCAAGTAACATTAATTTGCTTTGTGTGATAAGTTTATATGTCAGTGTCATCTTTCTATTTTCATTGAACTGCATTAATAGTGGTGACTATTACTTCTTCATCTTCGGAGATTCAATATTTGATGCTGGAAATAATCAATACGTTTCACCAGATAGTTATATACCTGCTTATCACCTCCCCTATGGAAGGACATATTTTGCTCTTCATCCAACAGGGAGATATTCTGATGGCCGTTTGGCTCATGATTTTATCG CATCGAAGTTGAACTTACCTTTCATGCCACCAATTCTAGAGCCTGGAGCAAATTTCACTCATGGCGCAAATTTTGCTTCCGCTGGAGCAGGTGCTACAATTGCTACTGTCTCAAATGCG ATAATCTTTGGAAAACAGGTGCAACTGTTCAAGGAATTAGCAGCAAACTGGACGAAAGAACTTGGTGCAGAGGAAGCCAAGAGGAGACTGGGAAGGGCGGTTTATTTGATCTCAATTGGTGGCGTCGATTGCCTCGCACGTTCCATTTCAAACTCTAACGATACTATACCAGAACAACAAGAATATGTAGACAAAGTAATTGAAACCATCTTCAAGGATGTGAAa GAAATATACAATCAAGGAGGAAGGAAATTCGCGTTTCAAAATGTTGGACCATTAGGTTGTGTGCCAGAGGCGAAATGGTTGTTTGAAGTGAGCAGTGAAGCATGCGCCGGGTTACTATTAACAATGACAATTCTACACAATAACGCTCTAGTCAAGAAACTTAGAGAATTAACTAGCGAGAATTCTTGGCCaggattttttttctcactCTTCGATTACTTCACTGCAGTTGGCAACAGGATCAAAGATCCCACAACATACG GGTTCAAGTATGGGGACGTGGCATGCTGTGGAGCTGAATCTCATCGTGGAAGTGGGTGCGGATCATTAAACCAAACTTATGAACTGTGCTTTAACCCCAGCGAATATGTGCACTTCGATGGTGGCCATAACACTGAAGCAGTCTACTCTCAATTGGCTGAGATTATGTGGAGTGGAGGAGCAGAGGTTCTTCGTTTGCCCCTCTCCGATTTATTTGACTATAAAGTTGAAATCCAAGCCCAAACTGTGAGGACCTCTTTATGA
- the LOC123198357 gene encoding pectinesterase inhibitor 4-like, producing MEAKTCKIFQSSFLLAFFFLISYMQTAVVAASTDKTSSNTYKIYILKSCNSTTYPNDCYNSLKPYYNKIKNDPLKLCKTSLKVALRTARNTSALVSSIKKQGGLSSAEEGIVKDCIDAIGDSVDELKDSLDEIGNLGSGSNLEFQIDNIKTWVSAAITNESTCTDGIDEGKVSKSVKNKIRKSVVNLARQTSNSLALINSNLKYYN from the coding sequence ATGGAAGCAAAAACTTGCAAAATATTCCAATCCTCATTTCTCCTCGCcttctttttcctcatttctTATATGCAAACGGCGGTTGTTGCAGCTTCAACTGATAAAACTTCTTCAAACACCTACAAAATCTACATCCTCAAATCCTGCAATTCAACAACCTATCCAAATGACTGCTACAACAGTCTCAAACcctattacaataaaataaaaaatgacccTTTAAAGCTCTGCAAAACCTCCTTGAAGGTAGCGCTAAGGACCGCCCGTAACACTTCTGCTCTAGTATCGAGCATAAAGAAGCAAGGAGGGCTGAGTTCTGCAGAAGAAGGAATTGTGAAAGATTGCATTGATGCAATTGGCGACAGCGTTGATGAGCTGAAGGATTCATTGGACGAAATTGGGAATTTAGGATCTGGGTCGAATCTTGAGTTTcagatagataatataaaaacgTGGGTTAGCGCTGCCATAACAAATGAGAGCACTTGCACAGATGGAATTGACGAAGGGAAGGTTAGCAAATCTGTGAAGAACAAAATCAGAAAGAGCGTTGTGAATCTTGCTAGGCAGACAAGCAACTCTTTGGCTCTTATCAACAGTAATCTTAAATATTACAACTGA